In Drosophila gunungcola strain Sukarami unplaced genomic scaffold, Dgunungcola_SK_2 000127F, whole genome shotgun sequence, the following proteins share a genomic window:
- the LOC128265520 gene encoding inositol hexakisphosphate and diphosphoinositol-pentakisphosphate kinase isoform X25, translating into MSYTELESGYQDISQQQQQQNSHQNQPQQRVGFYLGLQDGNGDTDFGDSNDGMDSDTSTSSSNSKQVVVGICAMAKKTQSKPMKEILTRLGEFEFIKLVTFEENVILREPVQNWPTCDCLVSFHSKGFPLEKAIEYAQLRNPFVLNNLHMQYDIQDRRRVYAILEKEGIEIPRYAVLDRDSPDPKHHELIESEDHVEVNGITFNKPFVEKPVSAEDHNIYIYYPTSAGGGSQRLFRKIGSRSSVYSPESRVRKTGSFIYEDFMPTDGTDVKVYTVGPDYAHAEARKSPALDGKVERDSEGKEIRYPVILNHSEKLISRKVCLAFKQTVCGFDLLRANGKSYVCDVNGFSFVKNSNKYYDDCAKILGNMILRELTPTLHIPWSVPFQLDDPPIVPTTFGKMMELRCVVAVIRHGDRTPKQKMKVEVRHPKFFEIFEKYDGYKLGHVKLKRPKQLQEILDIARFLLSEIHTKAHAEIEEKESKLEQLKNVLEMYGHFSGINRKVQMKYQPKGRPRGSSSDDTNLAADQPVEPSLVLILKWGGELTPAGRIQAEELGRIFRCMYPGGQGRSDYSGTQGLGLLRLHSTFRHDLKIYASDEGRVQMTAAAFAKGLLALEGELTPILVQMVKSANTNGLLDNDCDSSKYQNLAKGRLHELMQNDREFSKEDRELINPCNSKSITQALDFVKNPVDCCHHVHQLIRELLHIISIKKDDPKTKDAILYHGETWDLMRCRWEKIEKDFSTKSKLFDISKIPDIYDCIKYDLQHNQHTLQYDQAEELYIYAKNLADIVIPQEYGLTPQEKLAIGQGICSPLLRKIKGDLQRNIDEVEDEFMNRLNPHYSHGVASPQRHVRTRLYFTSESHVHSLLTVLRYGGLLNVVTDEQWRRAMDYISMVSELNYMSQIVIMLYEDPTKDPTSEERFHVELHFSPGVNCCVQKNLPPGPGFRPHSHGDNACNVSMQSSDESNPARIEEENDSNSGEEREGKKRASTGQRSSDRSAERTSPAFGFNRLELRSKQFKSKPIPIGAHHTVSGHEAMDLAKRLNEELASQQQQQQQNQQLRPISPDIRAVSPDCEPRSRSFEQRPSSGVCAKEPVVGPNCKEVSQAVTPQFEDITEARTAEFAEITHARVGVTNSSDGGAFQKAGNRTALQIRVTDSLSFFKIDSSTNELPLSDIDFSLHPATPQCGPLSHKRLHVLTMRRMESCDEGDDLEQLRHLPQISPMATNERPLSSCNCSSSAVQAHSHSKSLMDLGQAIAPIGPAETGQDLETGGEASTAAEVSASSFDDDFQLSSSAPAILMSSHFSQRPLVANLSPMAHATTSPTASTLRLCQDMDKAWATALDSASSSAQRKATSSSCGQLSMPATAPAVTENPFRFTVSSVGAATASSACFVNCFEPIEEQVTPTMEVDSQPPQPEPQVVYNLPTLLITGAASNTEMTSKKEASRMTKTPIISTIFAPIDGEISQDIALPIDIGIQTAECTTIVTPTHITTDVTIDTTTVTPTVTPTDTIGKAIPTVTTTDISKGIQNVTPITSRTAIQTSPPTFTTSNSNTTTTTTAAAAAAAEAALFDNTKTMSSNQPFTNQFQSIDPTSNDAPHQHHEHHEHQHQYQHHHKNSKTTITDQQQQQISCTMNNTLNENTTTATNTNTTTTTPSCCTTTIATDSQVSVSVSASVSSANSSTSSRRQRHSIAGQMSYMKMLGFGGFSKKMATSANSLFSTAVISGSSSAPNLRDMIPVSSSGFGDVPPIRPLETLHNALSLRKLDSFLQDMILAQIFKTPTGSPPRGFAKSTLPAVSSMTLNAASGNEAPVAGQPAMPKPATPTFDRRGSEYGSTIDAHPQESQCPILDDSNSVLLQSLAEKMQQNPTEPSI; encoded by the exons ATGTCCTATACCGAATTGGAATCGGGATACCAGGATATAtcccagcaacagcagcagcaaaattCGCACCAAAATCAGCCACAGCAGCGTGTCGGTTTCTACTTGGGATTACAGGATGGCAAC GGCGACACGGACTTTGGGGACAGCAATGACGGCATGGACTCCGATACGAGCACCTCGTCCAGCAACAGCAAGCAGGTGGTCGTTGGCATCTGTGCGATGGCCAAGAAGACACAGTCGAAGCCGATGAAGGAGATCCTCACACGCCTCGGTGAATTCGAGTTCATCAAACTGGTGACGTTCGAGGAGAACGTGATCTTGCGGGAACCTGTCCAAAATTGGCCCACTTGCGATTGCCTGGTCTCGTTCCACTCGAAGGGCTTTCCGCTGGAGAAGGCCATCGAGTATGCTCAACTGAGGAATCCATTTGTGCTGAATAACCTGCACATGCAGTATGATATTCAGGATAGGAGAAGGGTGTACGCCATTCTGGAGAAGGAGGGCATCGAGATACCGCGCTATGCCGTCCTCGATCGTGACTCCCCGGATCCCAAAC ATCATGAGCTAATCGAATCCGAGGACCATGTCGAAGTCAATGGTATCACCTTTAACAAGCCGTTCGTGGAGAAACCCGTCTCGGCAGAGGACCACAATATATACATCTACTACCCAACATCGGCGGGCGGCGGAAGTCAACGACTTTTCCGGAAAATCGGCAGCCGGAGCAGCGTATATTCCCCGGAGTCGAGGGTGCGAAAGACGGGATCGTTTATCTACGAGGACTTTATGCCCACCGATG GCACGGACGTCAAGGTGTACACCGTTGGACCGGACTACGCCCATGCCGAGGCCCGCAAAAGTCCCGCCCTGGATGGCAAAGTGGAGCGCGACAGCGAGGGCAAAGAGATACGCTACCCGGTGATCCTCAATCATTCCGAGAAGCTCATTTCGAGGAAGGTGTGCCTGGCCTTCAAGCAAACCGTCTGCGGATTCGATCTGCTGCGCGCCAACGGGAAGAGCTACGTCTGCGATGTGAATGGATTCAGTTTTGTGAAAAACTCGAACAAGTACTATGATGACTGCGCCAAGATACTGGGCAACATGATCCTCAGGGAGCTAACGCCCACGCTGCACATCCCCTGGTCGGTGCCGTTCCAACTGGACGATCCACCCATTGTGCCCACCACATTTGGCAAGATGATGGAGCTGCGCTGCGTGGTGGCCGTAATCCGACATGGCGATCGCACGCCCAAGCAAAAGATGAAGGTGGAGGTGCGGCATCCCAA ATTCTTTGAGATCTTCGAGAAGTACGATGGCTATAAGCTGGGCCACGTCAAGCTGAAGCGGCCAAAGCAACTGCAGGAGATACTGGACATCGCCCGCTTTTTGCTCAGCGAGATCCACACGAAGGCCCATGCCGAGATCGAGGAGAAGGAGAGCAAGCTGGAGCAGCTGAAGAACGTCCTGGAGATGTACGGCCACTTCTCGGGCATAAATCGCAAGGTTCAGATGAAGTACCAGCCAAAGGGTCGTCCACGCGGCTCCAGCTCCGATGACA CCAATCTAGCAGCGGATCAGCCTGTGGAGCCATCGCTGGTCCTCATCCTCAAGTGGGGCGGCGAACTGACGCCAGCCGGTCGCATCCAGGCGGAGGAACTGGGCCGCATCTTTCGGTGCATGTATCCAGGCGGACAGGGAAGATCGGATTACTCGGGCACCCAGGGCTTGGGTCTGCTCAG ATTACACTCTACGTTCCGGCACGACCTGAAGATCTACGCCTCGGATGAGGGACGTGTCCAGATGACGGCGGCCGCCTTTGCCAAGGGTTTGCTGGCCCTGGAAGGCGAACTCACACCCATTCTCGTACAGATGGTGAAGAGTGCGAACACGAATGGACTGCTGGACAATGATTGCGACTCCAGCAAATATCAGAACCT GGCCAAGGGACGCCTTCACGAGCTAATGCAGAATGACCGCGAGTTCTCCAAGGAGGATCGCGAGCTGATCAATCCGTGCAATAGCAAATCGATCACCCAGGCTCTGGACTTTGTGAAGAATCCGGTGGACTGCTGCCACCATGTCCATCAGCTCATCCGCGAGCTCCTGCACATCATCAGCATCAAGAAGGACGACCCCAAGACCAAGGATGCCATCTTGTATCATGGCGAGACATGGGACCTGATGCGTTGTCGCTGGGAGAAGATCGAAAAGGATTTCAGCACCAAGTCAAAGCTGTTTGACATCTCCAAAATACCGGATATCTACGATTGCATCAAGTACGATCTGCAGCATAATCAACATACGTTGCAGTATGATCAGGCGGAGGAGTTGTATATCTATGCGAAGAACCTGGCCGATATAGTCATACCGCAGGAGTATGGATTGACGCCGCAAGAGAAACTGGCCATTGGGCAGGGTATTTGCTCACCGTTATTGAGAAAGATCAAAGGGGATCTGCAGCGGAATATCGACGAGGTGGAGGATGAGTTCATGAACCGTTTGAATCCGCACTACAGCCATGGCGTGGCCAGTCCTCAGAGGCATGTCCGTACAAGGCTCTATTTCACCAGCGAATCCCATGTCCATTCGCTTCTCACAGTTCTACGCTACGGGGGATTACTCAATGTGGTCACGGATGAGCAGTGGCGTCGGGCCATGGACTACATTTCGATGGTATCAGAGCTCAACTACATGTCCCAGATCGTCATCATGCTGTACGAGGACCCCACCAAGGATCCCACATCCGAAGAACGCTTTCACGTCGAGCTGCACTTCAGTCCGGGCGTAAATTGTTGTGTGCAGAAGAATCTGCCGCCGGGTCCGGGCTTTAGGCCGCATTCGCACGGCGACAACGCCTGCAATGTGAGTATGCAGTCATCGGACGAGTCAAATCCCGCCAGGATCGAGGAGGAGAACGACTCGAATTCTGGAGAGGAGCGGGAGGGCAAGAAGCGAGCG TCCACCGGCCAAAGGAGCTCGGATCGCAGCGCTGAACGCACCTCGCCTGCCTTTGGATTCAACAGGCTGGAGCTGCGATCGAAGCAGTTCAAATCGAAGCCCATACCCATCGGTGCCCACCACACGGTCAGCGGCCATGAGGCAATGGATCTGGCCAAGCGGCTGAACGAGGAGCTGGCctctcagcagcagcagcaacagcagaacCAGCAGCTCCGCCCCATCAGTCCGGATATCCGGGCAGTGAGCCCCGACTGCGAGCCACGTTCCCGGAGCTTCGAGCAGCGACCCTCCTCCGGCGTCTGTGCCAAGGAGCCGG TAGTTGGTCCTAATTGTAAAGAGGTTTCCCAGGCTGTTACTCCTCAATTTGAGGATATTACCGAGGCTCGTACTGCTGAATTTGCCGAAATAACCCATGCTCGAGTAGGCGTGACCAATAGCTCGGATGGTGGAGCTTTTCAAAAGGCTGGAAATCGCACGGCTTTGCAGATTCGGGTTACGGACAGTTTGTCCTTCTTCAAAATTGACTCATCGACGAACGAACTGCCGTTGTCGGACATTGATTTCTCGCTCCACCCGGCAACGCCACAATGCGGTCCGTTGTCGCACAAACGCCTCCATGTGCTGACCATGCGGCGCATGGAGAGCTGTGACGAGGGCGACGATCTCGAGCAGCTTAGGCACCTGCCGCAGATCTCGCCGATGGCCACCAACGAGCGGCCATTGAGCTCTTGCAATTGCAGCAGCTCTGCGGTTCAGGCGCACTCGCACTCCAAAAGTCTGATGGACTTGGGACAGGCGATTGCTCCGATTGGTCCAGCAGAAACTGGGCAGGATTTGGAAACGGGCGGTGAGGCGTCAACTGCGGCGGAGGTGAGTGCCAGCAGTTTCGATGATGACTTCCAGTTGTCCAGCTCTGCACCGGCCATCCTGATGAGCTCTCACTTTAGCCAAAGGCCTTTGGTGGCCAATCTTTCGCCTATGGCGCATGCCACCACCTCGCCCACAGCCTCGACTTTACGTCTCTGCCAGGATATGGACAAGGCTTGGGCTACGGCTTTGGATTCGGCCTCATCATCTGCTCAACGCAAGGCCACCAGTAGCTCCTGTGGTCAGCTGTCCATGCCAGCCACGGCTCCTGCTGTGACGGAGAATCCGTTTCGCTTCACCGTTTCATCAGTGGGTGCGGCAACGGCATCTAGTGCCTGTTTTGTGAATTGCTTTGAGCCAATCGAAGAGCAGGTCACTCCCACCATGGAGGTGGATTcacagccgccgcagccaGAGCCTCAAGTGGTGTATAATTTGCCCACGTTGCTGATTACAGGCGCAGCCAGTAACACCGAAATGACGAGCAAAAAGGAAGCCAGTAGAATGACAAAGACACCAataatttcaacaatttttgcaCCAATAGATGGGGAAATATCTCAAGATATAGCTCTACCAATAGATATAGGAATACAGACAGCAGAATGTACAACAATAGTTACACCAACTCATATTACAACAGATGTAACAATAGATACAACAACGGTTACACCAACAGTAACACCAACAGATACAATAGGAAAAGCAATACCAACAGTTACAACCACCGATATTTCAAAAGGTATACAAAATGTTACACCAATTACGTCACGAACAGCCATCCAAACATCTCCACCAACATTTACAACATCCAACTCCAAcaccaccacaacaacaacagcagcagcagcagcagcagctgaagcaGCTTTGTTtgataatacaaaaacaatgtCTTCTAATCAACCATTTACTAACCAATTCCAATCGATCGATCCCACCTCAAACGACGCACCACACCAACATCATGAACATCATGAACATCAACATCAATACCAACATCAccataaaaactcaaaaacaacGATCACcgatcaacaacaacaacaaatatcATGCACCATGAATAACACACTGAACGAAAACACCACCACCGCCACAAATACAAACACCACTACCACGACCCCGTCTTGTTGTACCACTACCATCGCCACAGATAGCCAAGTCTCGGTGTCGGTTTCGGCCTCGGTGTCATCGGCCAACTCGTCCACGTCGTCGCGTCGCCAAAGACACAGTATTGCCGGCCAGATGTCCTATATGAAAATGTTGGGTTTCGGTGGTTTTAGCAAAAAGATGGCCACCAGCGCGAATAGCCTTTTCAGCACCGCCGTCATCAGCGGCAGCTCGTCCGCCCCAAATCTTCGCGACATGATACCGGTCTCGTCATCCG GATTTGGCGATGTGCCACCAATCCGGCCACTTGAGACGCTGCACAATGCCCTGTCGCTGCGCAAGTTGGACAGCTTCCTGCAGGACATGATCCTGGCGCAGATCTTTAAGACGCCGACAGGATCGCCGCCACGTGGCTTTGCCAAGAGCACTTTGCCAGCGGTCTCCTCAATGACGCTGAACGCCGCCTCCGGCAACGAGGCGCCAGTGGCCGGTCAGCCGGCGATGCCCAAGCCCGCAACGCCGACCTTTGACCGTCGTGGCAGCGAGTACGGATCCACGATCGATGCCCATCCGCAGGAGAGCCAGTGCCCCATTCTGGACGACAGCAACTCCGTGCTGCTGCAATCGCTGGCGGAAAAGATGCAGC